CTCAATACCGACGTAAAGGATCGCGATCAAAAGCTGCAAGCTCGTGAGCAGGATCAGGCTGATCTGGCTAAAGTCCTCAAGACCATTGAAGAAACCCTGGCACGCCAAGCCCGCGAAGCCGAACAGGCGCGCCAAAAAGCCCTGATCGCTCAGCAGGAAGCCGAGAAAAAACGCCAGCGCGAGGCTGAAGCGGTTGCCACCGACGCCCCCCGCAAAGCTGTCAAATCAACGCCGGGCCCACTGGTCTCCAGTGCCGGTGCTTCGTACGGCGGCGTTTTTTCTCAGGCCCGGGGCAAACTTCCATGGCCAGTTGATGGTCGACTGCTGGCACGCTTCGGTGAAACCCGTGGCGATGATTCGCGCACCAAGTGGGACGGCGTGATGATCAGCGCCGCCGCCGGCAGCCAGGTACACGCCGTTCACGGTGGCCGCGTGGTGTTTGCCGACTGGCTGCGCGGCGCAGGTCAGCTTGTGATCCTGGATCACGGCAATGGTTACTTAAGCCTGTATGGCCACAACCAGACGTTGCTCAAGTCTGCCGGAGACATCGTTAAGGCCGGCGAGGTGATTTCCACCGTGGGCAACAGCGGTGGGCAAGCCACACCAGCACTGTATTTCGCTATTCGTCAGCAGGGCCGCCCGAGCGACCCTGCACAATGGTGTCGCACTCAGGGATGAGTCCATCACCTTTAATACGTAGGAGTTCGCTCAACATGCCGCATTTGCCCCGCCTCAACTCGCTGGCCCTGACGATCGCCCTGGTGATCGGCTCGCCGATGGCATTTGCTGCCGAGCCGGCCATTGCGCCGGCAGGTGCTGCTTCCAGTGCAAAAGCACCGCTGCCACTGGAAGAACTGCGCACATTTGCCGAGGTCATGGACCGGATCAAGGCCGCGTATGTTGAACCCGTGGACGACAAAACCCTGCTGGAGAATGCCATCAAAGGCATGCTCAGCAACCTCGACCCGCACTCTGCCTATCTGGGCCCCGAAGATTTTGCCGAGCTGCAAGAAAGCACCAGCGGCGAGTTTGGCGGGCTGGGCATCGAAGTCGGCGCCGAAGACGGCAATATCAAGATCGTCTCACCGATCGACGACACCCCTGCCAGCAAGGCCGGGATTCAGGCTGGCGACTTCATCGTCAAGATCAACGGGCAGCCCACCCGCGGCCTGAGCATGACCGAAGCCGTGGACAAAATGCGCGGCAAGATCGGCCAGAAAATCACCCTGACCCTGGTGCGCAATGGCGGCACGCCGTTTGACGTGACCCTGACCCGCGCCAACATCCAGGTCAAAAGCGTCAAGGCCCAGCTGCTTGAAGACGGTTACGGCTACATCCGTATCACTCAGTTCCAGGTCAAGACCGGCGAAGAAGTGGCCGCCGCGCTGTCCAAACTGCGCAGAGAAAACGGCAACAAAAGGCTCAAGGGCATCATCCTCGACCTGCGTAACAACCCGGGTGGCGTGCTGCAATCGGCGGTTGAAGTGGTCGATCACTTCATCACCAAAGGCCTGATCGTCTACACCAAGGGCCGCATCGCCAACTCGGAGCTGCGCTTCTCGGCCACCGGCAAGGACCTGAGCGAAGGCGTTCCATTGGTCGTGCTGATCAACGGCGGCAGTGCTTCGGCGTCAGAAATCGTCGCCGGTGCCTTGCAGGATCAAAAACGCGGCGTCGTGATGGGCACCACCAGCTTCGGTAAAGGCTCGGTGCAAACCGTGCTGCCACTGAACAATGACCGTGCGCTGAAAATCACCACTGCGCTGTACTTCACCCCGAACGGGCGCTCGATTCAGGCCCAGGGCATCGTGCCGGACATCGAAGTCAACCGCGCCAAGATCACCCGCGAGCAAGACACCGAGTACTACAAAGAGGCCGACCTGCAAGGTCACCTTGGCAATGGCAACGGCGGTGCCGACAAACCGACCGGCTCCAACCCCAAAGCCAAACCGATGCCTCAGGACGATGACTTCCAGCTGAGCCAGGCCCTGAGCCTGCTCAAAGGCCTGAGCATTACGCGCGGTAACTGAAGTGCGCTTTACTCTGGCTTTGGCCCTGCTCTGCTGCCTGACCGGTGCCGCCCATGCGGCGCCGGCTACACCTCACAAGGCTTACCTGAGCCTGATCATCGATGACCTTGGGCAAAACCTGCCACGCGACCGTCGCGTGCTGGCCTTGCCCGGGCCGGTGACCGCCGCCGTGATGCCAGACACCCCCCACGCCGCCGAGTTTGCCCGTGAAGCCCACAAGGCCGGCAAGATCGTCATCTTGCACATGCCTATGGACCCGGCCACCGGGCCGTTTGCCTGGCACCCCGGCTTGCCCATGGACGAGCTCGAAAAACGCCTGGATGCGGCGTTCAAGGCCGTGCCTTACACCAGCGGCATCAACAACCACATGGGCAGCCGCATGACCTCCCAGCAGCCGGCCATGGCCTGGTTGATGGGCAACTTGCAGCAGCGCCATAAATTCTTCGTCGACAGCCGTACAAGCGCACAAACCGTCGCCGCTGCCGAGGCGCAGAAGATCGGCCTGGCCAGTGTTTCACGGGATGTGTTTCTCGACGACGTGCGCACCGAGCAGGCGATTACCACGCAACTCGAAACCGCGATCAAACTGGCCCATAAGCAAGGCTCGGCGGTGATGATCGGCCACCCGTACCCACAAACGCTGGCCGTGCTTGAACGCGAGCTGCCCAAGCTGAAAGCCCAGGGCATTGAATGGATTGATATCAAACAGATGATCGGCGTGCGCAGCAACAAGGCCATGGCCGGGCACGGGAAGGATGGGGTTTATCGCTAGCACTTACGGGCTCGGCTCTTGTGGGAGCGAGCCTGCATCGCGATGCAGGCGGCGAGGCCTATCAGGCAAACCACGGTAATGCCTTCGCGAGCAGGCTCGCTCCCACATCCGCGTATTGTGGTTAGAGATATTTGGCGCGAATCTTATCGACCACGCCTTCAGCCTTTAACTGATCCAGCGCTATTTGCAACTTGTTCACCACCTCATCCGGCACGTCTTTATTCAACGCCAAATACAATTGGGCCTGATTAAAGCGCAGCACCGTCTTGAAGCCGGTTATCCCCACCTGACGCGCCAGGAACTGCCCCGCCGGAGCCCCGGTGGCCCACAGGTCGATTTGCCCGGCTTGCAGTTTTTTGGCGTTGTCCTGGTCGCGCAACACAATCACCGGCGCCAGCCCCTGCTTCTCCAGGGACAAGGCAATGGCATCGCCTTTATAAGCACCTACTCGGTACTGGCGGGCCTGCTCAAGCGAGGTCAGGGTAATCGGACTGTCCTCTCGGGCCAGCAACACCCAGTCATCCGGGCCAATCGGGCCGACCCACTTGAACAGTTTTTCACGCTCGGGCACGCGGGCAGTCACAAACACGCCGTATCCGGGGTTTTCAAGGGCAAGGTGATAGATACGCTCCCAAGGGAAGCGCAAGGTCATGCTGTAAGAGATACCGGCACGTTTGAAGGTTTCACGCAGAATATCGACGGCGATGCCTTCAATATTTTCGTTTTGCGCAAAGTTTTTGCCGTTTTTCGCCATGTTGTACGGCGGGAAGTTTTCAGTCAGCAATACCATCGAAGAATGCGAGGCATCGGCCGCAAAAGCGGCACTCGCCAGCCACATCGTGGAACCGGCGAGAACAGGCAAAAAGCGTTTAAACATGACAGGCGACCTAAATCCATGGCGTGCTCAAGAGTGCCGTGGGCACGCCATGCTGTCCAGTAGCCTTTGGGTTTAGCGGACCACGATTCCACGCGCTGCCATGTACGCCTTGGCCTCTGGCACGGTGTACTCGCCAAAGTGGAAAATGCTCGCGGCCAGTACCGCACTGGCGTGACCTTCCAGAATGCCGTCGGCCAGATGCTGCAGGTTGCCAACGCCGCCCGAGGCGATCACCGGAATGCCCAGCGCATCGCTGATGGCACGGGTCACACCCAGGTCAAAGCCGTTTTTCATGCCGTCCTGATCCATGCTGGTCAGCAGAATTTCGCCGGCCCCCAGGCCTTCCATCTTCATGGCCCACTCGACAGCATCGAGCCCGGTAGGCTTGCGCCCACCGTGGGTGAAGATTTCCCAGCGCGGTGCCTCGCCCGGCAGTGAGACCTTTTTGGCATCAATCGCTACCACGATGCACTGCGAACCAAAATGCTGCGCCGCTTCGCCCACAAACTCCGGGTTAAACACCGCCGCAGTATTGATCGACACTTTGTCCGCACCGGCATTGAGCAGGTTGCGAATGTCCTGGATACAACGCACGCCGCCGCCCACGGTCAGCGGGATAAACACCTGGCTGGCCATGCGCTCGACGGTATGCAACGTGGTATCGCGGCCATCGACGCTGGCGGTGATGTCGAGAAAGGTAATCTCGTCAGCACCCTGCTCGTCGTAACGACGGGCGATTTCGACCGGGTCGCCAGCATCGCGGATGTTCTCGAACTTGACGCCCTTTACAACCCGGCCGTTATCCACGTCCAGGCAAGGGATGATGCGTTTGGCCAGCGCCATGGGTTTCTCCTCAGGCC
This genomic stretch from Pseudomonas deceptionensis harbors:
- a CDS encoding murein hydrolase activator EnvC family protein encodes the protein MLRALIALTLACLLQPAFADERAQTQQQLDATRQDIGELKKLLGKLQEEKSGVQKDLRGTETEIGKLEKQVETLQQELKKSEGELLRLDSEKKNLHSAKIEQQRLIAIQARAAYQGGRQEYLKMLLNQQNPEKFARTLTYYDYLSQARLAQLKGFNETLRQLANVEADINLQQAQLLTQKSSLDTQRAELDKVRAERQQVLAKLNTDVKDRDQKLQAREQDQADLAKVLKTIEETLARQAREAEQARQKALIAQQEAEKKRQREAEAVATDAPRKAVKSTPGPLVSSAGASYGGVFSQARGKLPWPVDGRLLARFGETRGDDSRTKWDGVMISAAAGSQVHAVHGGRVVFADWLRGAGQLVILDHGNGYLSLYGHNQTLLKSAGDIVKAGEVISTVGNSGGQATPALYFAIRQQGRPSDPAQWCRTQG
- a CDS encoding S41 family peptidase; its protein translation is MPHLPRLNSLALTIALVIGSPMAFAAEPAIAPAGAASSAKAPLPLEELRTFAEVMDRIKAAYVEPVDDKTLLENAIKGMLSNLDPHSAYLGPEDFAELQESTSGEFGGLGIEVGAEDGNIKIVSPIDDTPASKAGIQAGDFIVKINGQPTRGLSMTEAVDKMRGKIGQKITLTLVRNGGTPFDVTLTRANIQVKSVKAQLLEDGYGYIRITQFQVKTGEEVAAALSKLRRENGNKRLKGIILDLRNNPGGVLQSAVEVVDHFITKGLIVYTKGRIANSELRFSATGKDLSEGVPLVVLINGGSASASEIVAGALQDQKRGVVMGTTSFGKGSVQTVLPLNNDRALKITTALYFTPNGRSIQAQGIVPDIEVNRAKITREQDTEYYKEADLQGHLGNGNGGADKPTGSNPKAKPMPQDDDFQLSQALSLLKGLSITRGN
- a CDS encoding divergent polysaccharide deacetylase family protein; the encoded protein is MRFTLALALLCCLTGAAHAAPATPHKAYLSLIIDDLGQNLPRDRRVLALPGPVTAAVMPDTPHAAEFAREAHKAGKIVILHMPMDPATGPFAWHPGLPMDELEKRLDAAFKAVPYTSGINNHMGSRMTSQQPAMAWLMGNLQQRHKFFVDSRTSAQTVAAAEAQKIGLASVSRDVFLDDVRTEQAITTQLETAIKLAHKQGSAVMIGHPYPQTLAVLERELPKLKAQGIEWIDIKQMIGVRSNKAMAGHGKDGVYR
- a CDS encoding substrate-binding periplasmic protein produces the protein MFKRFLPVLAGSTMWLASAAFAADASHSSMVLLTENFPPYNMAKNGKNFAQNENIEGIAVDILRETFKRAGISYSMTLRFPWERIYHLALENPGYGVFVTARVPEREKLFKWVGPIGPDDWVLLAREDSPITLTSLEQARQYRVGAYKGDAIALSLEKQGLAPVIVLRDQDNAKKLQAGQIDLWATGAPAGQFLARQVGITGFKTVLRFNQAQLYLALNKDVPDEVVNKLQIALDQLKAEGVVDKIRAKYL
- the hisF gene encoding imidazole glycerol phosphate synthase subunit HisF gives rise to the protein MALAKRIIPCLDVDNGRVVKGVKFENIRDAGDPVEIARRYDEQGADEITFLDITASVDGRDTTLHTVERMASQVFIPLTVGGGVRCIQDIRNLLNAGADKVSINTAAVFNPEFVGEAAQHFGSQCIVVAIDAKKVSLPGEAPRWEIFTHGGRKPTGLDAVEWAMKMEGLGAGEILLTSMDQDGMKNGFDLGVTRAISDALGIPVIASGGVGNLQHLADGILEGHASAVLAASIFHFGEYTVPEAKAYMAARGIVVR